In Brevibacillus brevis, a genomic segment contains:
- a CDS encoding aldehyde dehydrogenase family protein translates to MNHLHMYIGGSWTDSASGEVITTINPATKEPLATFPRGNQDDVDRAVKAARETFESAAWREILPAERGRMLLRLCQLIREQKDELAQLETLDTGKPLVQALADVEVAARYCEYYAGVADKILGETIPIRADILNYTIREPLGVTAHIVPWNYPIQIAVRSLAPAVAAGNTVVMKPAEDTPMTALRIADLCEKAGFPAGVVNIVTGYGTEAGAALAAHPDIDHITFTGSVATGISIMKTAAQQIKPVTLELGGKSPNIVFADADLDEAAQWVVRSITQNAGQTCSAGSRLLVEESIREEFVAKVAGHMSGLRIGSGLDGADIGPIISEKQLARIESYMQVAREDGATIRIGGRRHTEAGDGFFFEPTVIEAVTPQGRLAQEEIFGPVLVVLPFTTKEEALAIANGTEYGLVTGVWTSDINKAHWLASRVKSGQVFVNNYGAGGGVEMTFGGYRKSGFGREKGLEALKYYTQVKNVAVKING, encoded by the coding sequence ATGAACCATCTGCACATGTACATCGGCGGAAGCTGGACGGACAGCGCTTCCGGCGAAGTGATCACGACCATCAATCCGGCAACGAAGGAGCCTTTGGCCACTTTTCCCCGGGGAAATCAGGACGATGTGGACCGGGCGGTGAAAGCGGCCCGGGAGACCTTTGAATCGGCTGCGTGGCGGGAAATTCTGCCGGCCGAAAGAGGACGAATGCTGCTTCGCCTCTGCCAGCTCATTCGCGAGCAAAAAGACGAGCTGGCCCAGCTGGAGACCCTGGACACAGGCAAGCCGCTTGTGCAGGCGCTGGCGGACGTGGAAGTGGCGGCACGCTACTGCGAGTACTACGCGGGTGTGGCCGACAAGATTTTGGGAGAAACCATCCCGATCCGAGCGGACATCCTGAACTACACGATCCGCGAGCCGCTTGGCGTCACTGCGCACATCGTGCCGTGGAACTACCCGATCCAGATCGCTGTACGCAGTCTGGCGCCGGCGGTAGCGGCGGGCAACACCGTCGTCATGAAGCCTGCCGAGGATACCCCGATGACGGCGCTGCGCATCGCGGACCTGTGCGAAAAGGCGGGATTTCCGGCCGGGGTCGTGAACATCGTGACCGGTTACGGCACGGAGGCAGGTGCTGCTTTGGCCGCTCATCCCGATATCGACCACATCACGTTCACAGGTTCGGTCGCGACCGGGATATCCATTATGAAAACGGCAGCGCAGCAGATCAAGCCCGTGACGCTCGAGCTCGGTGGCAAGTCGCCCAATATCGTGTTCGCCGACGCCGACCTGGATGAGGCTGCCCAGTGGGTCGTCCGTTCCATCACCCAAAATGCAGGACAGACTTGCTCGGCAGGTTCGCGTCTGCTGGTGGAGGAATCCATTCGCGAGGAGTTTGTCGCCAAGGTCGCAGGCCACATGTCAGGGCTGCGAATCGGCTCAGGGCTGGACGGCGCGGATATTGGCCCGATCATTTCGGAGAAGCAGCTCGCACGGATCGAGTCCTACATGCAGGTGGCCCGGGAGGACGGAGCGACCATTCGCATCGGGGGACGCAGGCATACCGAAGCCGGGGATGGTTTCTTTTTCGAGCCGACCGTCATCGAAGCGGTCACGCCGCAGGGCAGATTGGCGCAGGAGGAAATTTTCGGGCCTGTGCTCGTCGTATTGCCGTTCACGACCAAAGAGGAGGCACTCGCGATCGCCAATGGCACAGAATACGGACTGGTCACGGGAGTGTGGACCTCCGACATCAACAAGGCGCATTGGCTCGCCAGCCGAGTCAAGTCCGGCCAGGTGTTCGTCAATAACTACGGGGCGGGCGGAGGCGTCGAGATGACGTTTGGCGGATATCGCAAGAGCGGCTTCGGCCGGGAAAAGGGCCTGGAAGCGCTGAAGTATTATACACAGGTGAAAAACGTCGCCGTAAAAATAAACGGGTAA
- a CDS encoding zinc-binding dehydrogenase yields MKGKVAVMSEPGKLSFAEYGLPQPGPGAVLVKVVRTNVCGSELHIWQGHHPTKKSGVMGHEMVGEIAALGEGVETDYAGNPVQVGDRVAAAYFITCRKCAPCQQGQLHLCENAYRHWVKDPEEAPHFHGTFGTHYYLPPDQYFYKVPDNVPDSAAASANCALSQVYFGIDKTGVRYGDTVVIQGAGGLGLNASAVAKEYGATVICIDSVTSRLEKARLFGADHLIHMGEYDTVEKRVKAVQELTGGKGADVCMELTGVPAALNEGINLLRYGGKYISIGNISPGQMTPFDPGLMTRKALTIYSYMRYDPWYLNKALAFISKNIGKYPFDELLDAEFDLEDVHIALDKSAAREITRATIVANR; encoded by the coding sequence ATGAAAGGAAAAGTAGCGGTCATGAGTGAACCCGGCAAGCTGTCGTTTGCCGAATACGGTCTGCCTCAGCCAGGTCCGGGAGCGGTCTTGGTAAAAGTAGTCCGGACGAATGTGTGCGGCTCGGAGCTGCACATCTGGCAAGGGCATCACCCGACGAAGAAGTCCGGCGTGATGGGGCATGAGATGGTCGGTGAAATCGCTGCGCTGGGAGAAGGCGTGGAAACGGATTATGCAGGCAATCCCGTGCAGGTAGGAGACCGCGTCGCCGCCGCGTACTTCATTACGTGCCGAAAGTGCGCTCCCTGCCAGCAAGGTCAGCTGCACCTTTGCGAAAACGCTTACAGGCATTGGGTGAAAGATCCGGAAGAAGCCCCGCACTTCCACGGTACGTTCGGCACCCATTACTATCTGCCGCCGGACCAGTACTTTTACAAGGTCCCTGACAACGTGCCGGATTCTGCTGCGGCAAGCGCCAACTGCGCGCTTTCGCAGGTGTACTTCGGGATCGACAAGACGGGTGTGCGTTACGGCGATACCGTCGTCATCCAGGGGGCGGGTGGCCTGGGGCTGAACGCGAGCGCGGTGGCCAAGGAATACGGCGCGACGGTCATCTGCATCGATAGCGTCACCAGCCGTCTGGAAAAGGCGAGACTGTTCGGTGCCGACCATCTGATCCACATGGGCGAATACGACACGGTAGAAAAACGGGTGAAAGCCGTGCAGGAGCTGACAGGCGGTAAAGGGGCCGACGTCTGCATGGAGCTGACGGGGGTGCCGGCAGCGCTGAATGAAGGCATCAACCTGCTTCGCTACGGAGGCAAATACATCAGCATTGGCAACATCTCCCCCGGCCAGATGACGCCGTTCGACCCGGGGCTGATGACGCGCAAGGCGCTGACGATCTACTCGTACATGCGTTACGACCCGTGGTATCTGAACAAGGCTCTTGCATTCATCTCCAAAAACATCGGGAAGTACCCGTTCGACGAGCTGCTGGATGCCGAATTCGATCTCGAGGACGTCCATATCGCGCTCGACAAGTCGGCGGCGCGGGAGATCACACGGGCCACGATCGTTGCCAACCGATAG